The Kluyvera intermedia genome includes the window GTCGTCCTCAATCCCTTCTTCAGTCGCTACCGCGACAGCCGCTGCTGCATTCAGCGCGTTATGACGGCCAGGAGCATTCAGCGTCACGCGCAGATTCTCTTTATCCTGGCGTATCAGCGTAAAGTGCCCCTGAGGGCCAATCTGCTGGTAATCTTCGACGCGCACGTCAGCATCATCACTAAAGCCATAGGTGGTTGTCTGACGGCCCACGCGCGGCAATAGCTCGCGGATCACCGGATCGTCAACACACATCACGGCACGACCATAAAACGGCAAGTTATGCAGGAAATTAATAAACGTCTGCTTTAAATTTTCGAAGTCGCCCTGGTAGGTATCCATGTGGTCGGCTTCAATGTTGGTGACAATCGCCACCATCGGCTGCAGATGCAGGAACGACGCATCGCTCTCATCGGCTTCCGCAATGAGATAACGGCTATGGCCCAGACGCGCATGCACGCCCGCCGCCTTTACCAGACCGCCGTTGACGAACGTCGGATCAAGTCCTGCTTCCGCATAAATACTGGAAACCATCGCGGTAGTAGTGGTTTTCCCGTGCGTCCCGGCAATGGCGATACCGTGACGAAAACGCATCAGTTCTGCCAGCATCTCCGCGCGGCGGATCACCGGAATACGCGCTTCATGTGCTGCCACGATTTCCGGGTTATCGGCGGAAATCGCCGTCGAGACCACCACAACGCTCGCATTGAGAACGTTTTCCGGGCGATGGTTGAAATAAATGGTGGCGCCCAACTTAGCCAACTGCTGCGTCACCGGGTTCGGCGCGAGATCGGAACCACTGATCTGATACCCTTCGTTGGCCAGAACTTCGGCAATACCGCCCATTCCGGCGCCGCCGATGCCAACAAAGTGAATGTGCCGGACGCGACGCATCTCGGGCACGATAGAACGCAGTTTCGCCAGTTGTTGTGTATTCATTCTCTAAACGCCATCACTTCTACAATTCGGGCGACGCAAATGCGCCGCGATGATTAAGCCTTTGCTGCCAGGCTCACTTCTTTCGCTACCCGCTCGGTAGCGTCCGGGATC containing:
- the murC gene encoding UDP-N-acetylmuramate--L-alanine ligase, with the translated sequence MNTQQLAKLRSIVPEMRRVRHIHFVGIGGAGMGGIAEVLANEGYQISGSDLAPNPVTQQLAKLGATIYFNHRPENVLNASVVVVSTAISADNPEIVAAHEARIPVIRRAEMLAELMRFRHGIAIAGTHGKTTTTAMVSSIYAEAGLDPTFVNGGLVKAAGVHARLGHSRYLIAEADESDASFLHLQPMVAIVTNIEADHMDTYQGDFENLKQTFINFLHNLPFYGRAVMCVDDPVIRELLPRVGRQTTTYGFSDDADVRVEDYQQIGPQGHFTLIRQDKENLRVTLNAPGRHNALNAAAAVAVATEEGIEDDAILHALESFQGTGRRFDFLGEYPLAEVNGKEGTAMLVDDYGHHPTEVDATIKAARAGWPDKKLVMVFQPHRYTRTRDLYDDFAHVLTQVDALLMLDVYAAGESPIPGADSRSLCRTIRGRGKVDPILVSDPAQVPEMLASVLTGNDLVLIQGAGNIGKIARNLAEIKLKPQTQEEPRHG